One window from the genome of Paenibacillus azoreducens encodes:
- a CDS encoding extracellular solute-binding protein encodes MNKKKWLTCMLTAVLTCSTLLAGCGSDKDEKKAAEQNGNAGEAASKDQPLKFTMYNFDDGWQPAAWGETVTTKWIQENKKVTVDYLPTNGNAKQRFNAMYASGELPDVIALGPGPELDRLISEGQVVELDSYLDKYPNLKKSAGDMILNVNRSDDGKLYMVPDWYVGGDHLNGNGGYAVNRKIYKEMGSPKLETTTDLENYLRAVKAKYPNVIPLEVGGPYDIKMLYSAFKENTPPYFVSRMFYPDGDMVKPITEDPAFKEFILFASRLYRDKLMTQDVFTQKSDQMIEKLSQGRVAVALNVNLSGRARVPNSTLRAQDPEGGYEFIWPVHKEGLDKNKIYPNYTGREGGGKIVITKNAKDPERIFAYLDWATSDEGQAVLFFGPPGFLWDKKDENGFPLPNDKYKSMDKAELDKLQIADNIMAGNATWVDNAKVARENLLPEAERDFQTMAQVNVAWKTSMDITPFANTDPQGDSDEGIIQQSVKDIFDEAFSKMIYAKSDEEVVSILNKANEDMNKAGFPKVLEFVKKKWQDNLSKVNGK; translated from the coding sequence ATGAATAAGAAAAAATGGCTGACCTGTATGCTGACCGCGGTTCTAACTTGCAGTACACTGCTAGCTGGCTGCGGAAGCGACAAAGACGAGAAGAAAGCAGCAGAACAGAATGGGAATGCAGGGGAAGCTGCAAGCAAGGATCAGCCGCTTAAGTTTACGATGTACAACTTTGACGACGGATGGCAGCCTGCTGCTTGGGGAGAGACGGTAACCACCAAGTGGATTCAGGAAAACAAGAAGGTAACGGTTGATTATCTTCCGACAAACGGCAATGCAAAGCAACGATTCAACGCGATGTATGCGAGCGGTGAGCTGCCTGACGTGATTGCGCTTGGACCGGGACCGGAGCTCGACCGGCTGATCAGCGAAGGCCAAGTGGTGGAACTTGATTCGTACCTTGATAAATATCCGAATCTCAAGAAATCTGCTGGCGATATGATCCTTAATGTCAACCGTTCGGATGACGGTAAATTGTATATGGTTCCAGACTGGTATGTCGGTGGTGATCATCTAAACGGAAACGGCGGTTATGCTGTAAACCGAAAAATCTACAAAGAGATGGGTTCGCCGAAGCTGGAGACAACAACGGATCTAGAGAACTACCTGAGAGCAGTCAAAGCAAAATATCCGAATGTGATTCCACTTGAAGTCGGCGGTCCTTACGATATCAAGATGTTGTACTCAGCATTTAAAGAAAACACCCCGCCGTATTTTGTGAGCAGAATGTTCTATCCAGACGGCGACATGGTGAAGCCGATTACAGAAGACCCAGCTTTCAAAGAGTTCATTCTGTTTGCCAGCCGATTATATCGCGACAAGCTGATGACACAGGATGTGTTTACACAAAAGTCTGATCAAATGATAGAGAAACTAAGTCAAGGAAGAGTAGCTGTTGCCCTAAATGTGAACTTATCGGGAAGAGCCCGCGTTCCGAATTCGACCCTCCGCGCCCAAGATCCTGAAGGTGGTTACGAATTTATTTGGCCAGTACACAAAGAAGGTTTGGACAAGAACAAAATTTATCCTAACTATACCGGCAGAGAAGGCGGAGGGAAAATCGTCATTACAAAGAATGCGAAGGATCCTGAACGTATTTTTGCGTACCTCGATTGGGCTACAAGCGACGAGGGGCAAGCAGTTCTCTTCTTCGGACCCCCGGGATTCCTTTGGGATAAAAAGGACGAGAATGGATTTCCGTTGCCTAACGATAAATATAAATCGATGGACAAAGCCGAACTGGACAAGCTGCAAATTGCCGATAATATAATGGCCGGAAATGCGACATGGGTCGACAATGCCAAAGTGGCCAGAGAAAACCTTCTCCCTGAGGCGGAGCGGGATTTCCAAACGATGGCTCAGGTGAATGTCGCTTGGAAGACGTCGATGGACATTACGCCTTTTGCGAATACAGACCCGCAAGGGGATTCGGATGAAGGCATTATCCAGCAGTCGGTGAAGGATATTTTTGATGAAGCTTTTTCCAAAATGATTTATGCCAAGAGCGACGAGGAAGTGGTATCGATTCTGAACAAGGCGAACGAAGACATGAATAAAGCCGGCTTTCCTAAAGTGCTCGAGTTTGTAAAGAAGAAGTGGCAGGATAATCTGAGTAAAGTGAACGGCAAATAA
- a CDS encoding carbohydrate ABC transporter permease encodes MKRSLEDNIIDIVVYTILLLLAVVTLYPFWNSLVISFNAGNDTATGGVTLWPREFTLQNYKYVFKDARLINALWVTVARTVTGTVLSILFTSMFAYGMSRRGLVGKKFYMILCVITMYFSGGLIPSYLLIKDIHLMDTFWVMIIPGLISVWNMIIFRTFFLGLPDGLEESARIDGCNHMNTFFRIVLPVSGPVIATLSLFTAVGHWNAWFDASIYISNQKLLPLQVILNQTIQSILSFEASTTISATKQEFLQNAQSVTHKSIVMATTMVATIPIVMVYPFVQKYFVKGVLVGSLKE; translated from the coding sequence GTGAAACGTTCACTCGAAGATAATATAATCGATATCGTGGTATATACCATCTTGTTGTTGCTTGCCGTTGTCACTTTGTATCCATTCTGGAATTCATTGGTTATTTCCTTCAATGCTGGAAATGATACGGCGACTGGGGGCGTTACCCTATGGCCAAGAGAATTTACACTACAGAACTACAAATATGTTTTCAAGGACGCACGATTAATTAACGCTTTATGGGTCACGGTTGCTAGAACAGTTACAGGGACGGTCTTATCCATTCTATTTACCTCCATGTTTGCGTACGGGATGTCGAGGCGTGGATTGGTCGGCAAAAAGTTCTATATGATCCTTTGCGTCATTACGATGTACTTCAGCGGCGGTCTTATCCCAAGTTATCTGTTAATCAAGGATATTCACTTGATGGACACGTTCTGGGTGATGATTATACCCGGTCTCATCAGCGTCTGGAATATGATCATCTTTCGTACCTTTTTCCTAGGACTCCCAGATGGACTGGAGGAATCGGCCAGAATTGATGGATGCAATCATATGAATACGTTTTTCCGAATCGTTTTGCCGGTATCGGGACCAGTCATCGCGACGTTATCGCTGTTCACTGCGGTAGGTCACTGGAACGCATGGTTTGACGCATCGATCTATATTTCGAATCAGAAGCTGCTGCCATTACAAGTGATTCTTAATCAAACGATACAATCGATCTTGTCATTCGAAGCCTCAACGACGATCAGTGCAACTAAACAGGAATTTCTGCAGAACGCGCAGAGCGTCACGCATAAATCAATCGTGATGGCGACAACGATGGTAGCAACTATACCGATTGTTATGGTATATCCATTCGTTCAGAAGTATTTTGTTAAAGGGGTACTTGTCGGCTCATTGAAAGAATAG
- a CDS encoding ABC transporter permease, with amino-acid sequence MVIPAIIMIIIFSYIPMWGILTAFQDYSPAKGFFGSGWVGFKHFKMFFNAPEFWQIMRNTIVISLLKLFIAFPAPIILALMLNEVKNAFFKRFVQTVSYLPHFISWVIVSGFVISLLSVDSGSVNILLQKLGIIDEPVHWLSIPDYFWGILISSGIWKEIGFGAIVYLAAITGVDPHMYEAASIDGAGRMRKLISITIPSIAPVIIIFLILQVGQILNAGFEEILLLTNQGQNVVLRPVAETIDTYVYRVGIENYRFSYATAAGLFKGVISVGMLVIANWIARKLGNSSLW; translated from the coding sequence ATGGTTATCCCTGCGATCATTATGATCATCATATTTTCGTATATCCCCATGTGGGGGATTCTCACAGCGTTCCAGGACTATAGTCCGGCGAAAGGTTTTTTCGGAAGCGGGTGGGTAGGTTTCAAGCACTTCAAGATGTTTTTTAACGCACCGGAATTTTGGCAGATTATGCGGAATACGATCGTGATCAGCCTTCTGAAGCTGTTCATCGCGTTCCCTGCACCAATCATTCTTGCCTTGATGCTGAATGAAGTAAAAAACGCGTTCTTCAAGCGATTCGTTCAGACGGTCAGTTATTTGCCCCATTTCATTTCATGGGTCATCGTGTCAGGATTCGTCATCTCTTTGTTGTCAGTAGATAGTGGCAGTGTGAACATCCTGCTGCAGAAGCTTGGCATCATCGATGAGCCTGTTCATTGGTTATCCATTCCCGATTACTTCTGGGGGATTCTGATCTCATCAGGGATCTGGAAAGAAATTGGCTTTGGTGCAATCGTATATTTGGCGGCCATTACGGGAGTTGATCCCCACATGTATGAGGCGGCTTCGATTGATGGCGCTGGACGGATGCGGAAGTTGATATCCATTACCATTCCGTCAATAGCACCTGTGATCATCATTTTCCTCATTTTGCAGGTTGGACAAATCTTGAATGCGGGCTTTGAAGAAATATTGCTGCTTACCAATCAGGGCCAGAACGTCGTACTCCGGCCGGTGGCGGAAACGATCGATACGTATGTCTATCGTGTCGGGATCGAAAACTATCGTTTCTCATATGCGACGGCAGCTGGTTTGTTCAAGGGCGTGATCAGTGTCGGTATGCTTGTGATCGCGAACTGGATCGCCAGAAAACTGGGGAACTCCAGCTTATGGTAA
- a CDS encoding glycoside hydrolase family 2 protein: MMMQYSNLSRSTLNFNKDWKFLLGDTMGAEMRHTPDDEWECVYLPHTPQIEPLHIDLHYQGFCWYRKRFLADETWKGKKIFIEFEAAMHEAHVWMNGESKLVHKGGYLPFMIDISEDIEFGAENVIAIRLDNRNNGSIPPGKPLESLDFSYFGGLYRNVKLHIMEKLHVTDAVYAGKQAGGGIFVKYSNVSKASATLEVQTHVLNDHDQVKDVKVVSTILNKQGTIVGTTESMIESVQAGRDYTFTQMITLTDPHLWHPDHPYLYTLLTEIIDGECRKVDELRTRIGIRTISFTKANGFMINGERLVIRGTNRHQQYPYIGNAASNNAQYRDAVKLKEGGFNFVRLGHYPQSPAFLDACDELGLMTVEPVPGWQYCALGEFQEIAKQNIRDMIRRDRNHPCMIMWEVSLNETYNKRGGATDEFFHECHLIAHEEYPGDQMNTSGDTIGRENPAYVNFDVPYTIWEDSTMSRPLEDVLPDKAGFDREYGDYEFGGHESTSRVPRGAGEKKLLLQAWNYQWSLNRNRSNRWSLGDASWVGIDHNRGCYPWVAECGALDTFRLPKYVYYFFQSQRKPDVIHEQIDSGPMAFIANEWTERVSPAKIVVYSNCDEVELFVNGKSVGLQKPDQGPDTEYGERITGYEVDYWLTDEEQHKWKEGTMESRTDAGSLMVSTYDGGNCRNLDRAPFTFEGVVYEPGELKAIGRIAGVDKAEFNVRTPLEPERLSIRIDKSGRELVADGSDFVFAYAEIQDVNGTVVVSANHEVTFEVEGPAVIVGENPVQAEAGIATVLLKSRPIPGKVNVTCHARGLKSATHKLTITS; encoded by the coding sequence ATGATGATGCAATATTCGAATCTCAGTAGAAGTACATTGAATTTTAACAAAGACTGGAAGTTTCTTCTCGGGGATACAATGGGGGCTGAAATGAGGCACACGCCCGACGATGAATGGGAATGCGTTTATTTGCCGCATACGCCTCAAATAGAACCCCTTCATATTGATCTGCACTATCAAGGTTTTTGCTGGTATCGCAAGCGCTTCCTTGCGGATGAAACGTGGAAAGGAAAGAAGATTTTCATCGAATTCGAAGCAGCGATGCATGAAGCCCATGTATGGATGAATGGGGAATCAAAGCTGGTTCATAAAGGTGGTTATTTGCCGTTTATGATCGACATCTCCGAAGATATAGAGTTCGGGGCGGAGAATGTGATTGCTATTCGGCTCGATAATCGCAACAACGGTTCCATACCGCCTGGCAAGCCGCTGGAGAGCCTCGATTTTTCATATTTCGGCGGATTGTATCGCAATGTGAAGCTTCATATCATGGAGAAACTTCACGTGACGGATGCGGTATATGCGGGCAAGCAGGCGGGAGGCGGAATCTTCGTCAAATATTCCAACGTCTCGAAAGCATCTGCAACGCTCGAAGTTCAGACTCATGTGCTGAATGATCACGATCAGGTCAAGGATGTCAAAGTCGTATCAACGATCCTGAACAAGCAAGGAACAATCGTGGGGACGACCGAAAGTATGATCGAGAGCGTTCAGGCTGGCCGTGATTACACATTCACACAAATGATTACGCTTACAGATCCTCACCTTTGGCACCCGGATCATCCATATTTGTACACCTTGTTGACGGAGATTATCGATGGTGAATGCAGAAAAGTTGATGAACTTCGCACCCGCATCGGAATCCGCACGATTTCGTTCACCAAGGCGAACGGTTTTATGATCAATGGGGAAAGGTTGGTCATCCGCGGGACGAATCGCCATCAGCAATATCCTTATATCGGAAATGCTGCTTCGAACAATGCCCAATACCGCGATGCGGTAAAGTTGAAAGAAGGCGGATTCAATTTCGTACGGCTCGGCCATTATCCACAATCTCCGGCTTTCTTGGACGCATGTGATGAGCTCGGACTGATGACCGTTGAGCCGGTTCCTGGCTGGCAGTATTGCGCATTGGGAGAATTTCAAGAGATCGCCAAGCAAAATATTCGGGATATGATCCGCCGCGACCGTAATCATCCGTGTATGATCATGTGGGAGGTCAGCTTGAATGAAACGTACAACAAACGTGGAGGCGCAACAGATGAATTTTTCCACGAATGCCATCTGATTGCCCATGAAGAATATCCGGGAGACCAAATGAACACGTCGGGAGATACGATCGGAAGGGAAAACCCCGCTTACGTCAATTTCGATGTGCCTTATACGATCTGGGAAGATAGCACCATGTCCCGCCCGTTGGAGGATGTTCTGCCAGACAAGGCAGGATTTGACAGGGAGTACGGGGATTATGAATTTGGCGGTCATGAGAGTACTAGCCGCGTACCTCGAGGCGCTGGAGAGAAGAAGCTGCTGCTGCAAGCGTGGAATTATCAATGGTCGTTGAATCGGAACCGCAGCAACCGCTGGTCACTAGGGGACGCCTCGTGGGTCGGTATTGATCATAATCGGGGATGTTATCCCTGGGTGGCGGAATGCGGAGCCTTGGATACCTTCCGCTTACCTAAATACGTATATTACTTCTTTCAGAGTCAGAGAAAGCCCGATGTGATTCACGAGCAAATCGATAGCGGACCCATGGCCTTCATCGCGAATGAGTGGACGGAACGAGTCTCACCGGCCAAGATAGTCGTTTATTCAAACTGTGATGAAGTCGAATTGTTTGTGAACGGTAAATCGGTAGGCTTACAAAAGCCTGATCAAGGACCCGACACGGAATATGGTGAGCGCATCACAGGTTATGAAGTCGATTACTGGCTGACCGACGAGGAACAGCATAAGTGGAAAGAAGGTACCATGGAGTCTAGAACCGATGCCGGCAGCCTGATGGTGTCTACGTATGATGGTGGGAATTGTCGTAATCTGGATAGGGCGCCGTTTACTTTCGAAGGAGTTGTGTATGAGCCCGGTGAACTGAAAGCGATCGGACGAATCGCAGGCGTGGATAAGGCCGAGTTCAACGTACGTACCCCGCTTGAACCTGAAAGGCTCTCTATTCGGATCGATAAAAGCGGCAGGGAACTTGTGGCAGACGGATCGGATTTTGTCTTCGCTTACGCCGAAATACAGGATGTCAATGGCACTGTCGTGGTCTCAGCCAATCATGAAGTGACTTTTGAAGTTGAAGGTCCCGCTGTCATCGTGGGTGAGAATCCGGTTCAGGCGGAAGCGGGCATCGCGACGGTATTGCTAAAGTCGCGTCCGATACCGGGTAAAGTGAACGTCACTTGCCATGCAAGAGGGCTGAAATCTGCTACCCACAAGTTGACAATCACATCGTAA
- a CDS encoding DUF2975 domain-containing protein, whose translation MKQGKTTFLKLAVVTLGIIALLSCIFWLPEYSRNSVETNPDYTYLRYPLLIFVYITAVPFYMALYQALKLLQYIESKNAFSELAVESLKHIRYCAIAIITLYVIGLIFLWFLNDLHSSIAMMGAVVIFATSAVAVFAAVLQELLKNALEIKSENDLTI comes from the coding sequence ATGAAACAAGGCAAAACTACTTTCCTGAAGTTGGCTGTTGTGACTCTTGGCATTATTGCTCTTCTGTCCTGTATATTCTGGTTGCCGGAGTATTCCAGAAATTCAGTAGAGACGAATCCTGATTACACTTATTTGAGATATCCTTTGCTTATTTTCGTGTATATTACAGCGGTACCGTTTTATATGGCTTTATATCAGGCTTTAAAACTATTGCAATATATCGAAAGCAAAAATGCTTTCTCTGAATTGGCGGTAGAGTCTTTGAAACACATAAGATACTGTGCCATTGCGATCATCACGCTATATGTAATAGGTTTAATATTCCTGTGGTTCCTGAACGATTTGCATTCTTCAATCGCAATGATGGGAGCAGTCGTCATCTTCGCAACTTCGGCAGTCGCGGTTTTTGCAGCTGTTCTACAGGAATTATTAAAAAATGCACTTGAAATCAAATCAGAAAATGATTTGACGATCTGA
- a CDS encoding helix-turn-helix domain-containing protein — MAIIINIDVMLAKRKMSVTELSEKVGLTMANISILKNGKAKAIRLSTLDKICEVLDCQPGDILEYSKDSTTNE, encoded by the coding sequence ATGGCGATCATAATCAATATCGATGTCATGTTGGCTAAAAGGAAAATGAGCGTTACGGAGCTTTCGGAGAAAGTGGGACTGACCATGGCGAATATCTCCATACTGAAAAACGGAAAAGCGAAGGCGATTCGCCTATCTACTTTGGATAAAATATGCGAAGTGCTGGATTGCCAACCCGGGGATATACTGGAGTATTCAAAAGATTCGACAACAAATGAATAA
- a CDS encoding DUF3955 domain-containing protein, whose translation MKLKYLPALLLFIVGIGCLIAHSIIGAKIGSDGILIEPFFLLPVGYLLAALGIIIGLTVGIVSFSRKTKKSFK comes from the coding sequence ATGAAATTAAAATATCTTCCAGCATTATTGTTATTTATTGTAGGAATAGGCTGTTTAATTGCCCATAGTATTATCGGTGCCAAAATCGGTTCAGACGGTATTCTTATCGAACCCTTTTTTCTTCTCCCGGTAGGATACTTACTTGCGGCTCTCGGTATAATAATCGGACTTACAGTCGGTATTGTGTCGTTTTCCCGTAAGACTAAAAAGTCTTTTAAATGA
- a CDS encoding DUF817 domain-containing protein, with protein MQLLHFGYQQAMSCIFPVTIFGTLAISKWLNVPFIYRYDLILLVLIAVQYLMYRSGLETLDEIKVICVFHIIGLALELYKVQMGSWSYPEEGYSKLFGVPLYSGFMYASVASYMCQVWRRLKMDMTGWPGMVPASALGAAIYLNFFTHHFIPDFRWWLMTLVAIVFWKTWIHYTVRTKTYRMPLTIAFLLVGFFIWLAENIATFFGAWKYPNQQEIWQPVGFGKISSWFLLVIISVIIVAQLKFVKAGKHKT; from the coding sequence ATGCAATTACTTCATTTCGGGTACCAACAGGCGATGAGCTGCATATTCCCAGTGACGATATTCGGAACGTTGGCTATCTCTAAATGGCTTAACGTCCCGTTTATCTACAGGTACGATCTCATTTTGCTGGTGCTGATTGCCGTGCAGTACTTGATGTACCGCAGCGGATTGGAGACGCTTGACGAAATCAAGGTCATTTGCGTGTTTCATATCATCGGTCTGGCTCTGGAACTTTATAAAGTGCAAATGGGCTCTTGGTCATACCCTGAAGAGGGGTATAGCAAATTGTTCGGGGTTCCTTTATACAGCGGTTTTATGTACGCAAGTGTGGCGAGTTACATGTGCCAAGTGTGGAGGCGGCTCAAGATGGATATGACCGGCTGGCCGGGAATGGTCCCTGCCTCCGCGCTTGGAGCTGCGATATACTTAAACTTTTTCACTCACCACTTTATCCCTGATTTTCGCTGGTGGCTCATGACGCTCGTGGCTATTGTTTTTTGGAAAACTTGGATTCATTACACTGTTCGTACAAAGACTTACCGGATGCCGCTAACGATTGCCTTCTTGCTCGTTGGCTTTTTCATATGGTTGGCAGAAAACATCGCAACATTTTTCGGCGCCTGGAAATATCCCAACCAACAAGAAATATGGCAGCCCGTCGGCTTTGGCAAAATCAGCTCATGGTTCCTGCTCGTCATCATCAGCGTCATTATTGTGGCGCAATTGAAGTTCGTGAAAGCGGGTAAACACAAGACATAG
- a CDS encoding sugar phosphate isomerase/epimerase family protein: MKIGLETESYHLQFMTGRMDIFQFIKKTAELGLDGVMINIVKWPDLPGWGTLASFEPEYLEKVKAEIQKYGFFAEIDTNGTDPAHLKQVIEVAHQIGADVIRTYTCLGTYDPERLKQAPDNIRRIIPLLQKYRIKLAVENHEEELTSEVIRIIEEVDSPWVRAHCDIGNSMMAWEDPVEAVKRLAPYAFTTHFKDHIIVHDGDDYRVCGVPVGTGNIDLEKIFQILVEQSTLTRINVEMCFPYATSFKRDPGTGGVFAVGEGAFKVESPPYDLSVIKPLDYYDPPQELLEEMIEDQAKGVEQSVKYTLALRDKFCR, translated from the coding sequence ATGAAGATTGGTTTGGAGACTGAGAGCTATCATCTGCAGTTTATGACAGGTAGAATGGATATTTTTCAATTTATCAAAAAAACGGCAGAGCTGGGCTTGGACGGAGTCATGATCAATATCGTGAAATGGCCGGATCTGCCCGGGTGGGGTACGCTTGCATCGTTTGAACCAGAATATTTAGAAAAGGTGAAGGCGGAAATTCAGAAATACGGATTCTTCGCTGAAATTGACACGAATGGCACGGATCCGGCGCATTTGAAGCAAGTCATTGAGGTCGCCCACCAAATCGGTGCCGATGTTATCCGAACCTATACTTGCCTTGGCACATATGATCCAGAAAGACTGAAGCAAGCTCCCGATAACATCCGGCGAATTATTCCTTTACTGCAAAAATACAGAATAAAACTTGCTGTAGAAAATCATGAGGAAGAGCTGACGAGCGAGGTCATTCGTATCATTGAGGAAGTCGATAGCCCTTGGGTACGTGCGCATTGCGATATCGGAAACAGCATGATGGCATGGGAAGACCCGGTTGAAGCTGTCAAAAGATTGGCGCCTTATGCATTCACAACCCATTTCAAAGACCATATTATCGTTCATGACGGGGACGATTATCGGGTATGCGGCGTTCCTGTAGGGACTGGCAACATCGACTTGGAGAAGATCTTTCAAATTCTTGTTGAGCAATCGACGTTGACACGTATTAATGTAGAAATGTGCTTTCCTTATGCGACTTCCTTCAAAAGGGACCCGGGAACAGGCGGTGTGTTCGCTGTTGGCGAAGGTGCGTTCAAAGTCGAATCACCTCCGTACGACTTGTCTGTCATCAAGCCGCTTGATTACTATGATCCGCCGCAGGAGCTTTTGGAGGAGATGATTGAAGATCAGGCAAAAGGTGTCGAGCAATCTGTCAAATATACGCTGGCTTTAAGAGATAAATTTTGCAGGTAA
- a CDS encoding HAD family hydrolase, giving the protein MQQIKGILFDKDGTLMDFYSGWFPVGTQITDLLVEEVCLKDDPSTKASLLEAIGLHGDNIDPAGILAAGTTQEMSEAFVRILRDKQVNPEKLEHLEDWLTRKLHQLTLSNRHNLKPTADLHFLLGQLRRHGLKLGIATADDLESTEFFLELAGIADYFDFIGTSDCYEKKPSPCMLQAFCEVGSMSAEEVAVAGDTVTDIRFARNSAAGLAIGVLSGASGMSELQDADFVIPTVADIVQADGRFIWQND; this is encoded by the coding sequence TTGCAGCAAATCAAAGGCATTTTGTTTGACAAAGATGGTACATTAATGGACTTCTATTCCGGTTGGTTCCCGGTAGGGACGCAAATTACCGATCTACTGGTTGAGGAAGTGTGCTTAAAAGATGATCCTTCAACCAAGGCAAGTTTGCTTGAAGCCATTGGTCTGCATGGAGATAATATCGATCCGGCAGGGATACTTGCAGCGGGCACGACTCAGGAGATGTCAGAAGCGTTCGTTCGCATACTGCGGGATAAGCAGGTGAATCCGGAGAAACTGGAACATCTTGAGGACTGGCTGACCAGGAAGCTTCACCAATTGACGTTGTCCAATCGGCATAATTTAAAGCCAACAGCGGATTTGCACTTTTTGCTAGGGCAGCTTCGCCGCCATGGGTTGAAACTCGGCATTGCAACAGCGGATGACCTCGAATCGACGGAATTTTTCTTGGAACTTGCGGGAATCGCTGATTATTTCGATTTTATTGGCACATCGGATTGCTACGAGAAGAAGCCAAGTCCGTGCATGCTTCAAGCTTTCTGCGAGGTTGGCAGTATGAGTGCGGAAGAAGTAGCGGTTGCAGGCGATACCGTGACGGATATCCGGTTTGCCAGAAATAGTGCAGCCGGTCTTGCGATTGGCGTGCTATCAGGCGCGAGCGGCATGTCTGAATTGCAGGATGCCGATTTTGTGATCCCCACGGTTGCCGACATCGTTCAGGCAGACGGACGATTCATCTGGCAAAATGACTAG
- a CDS encoding DeoR/GlpR family DNA-binding transcription regulator yields MSFLSVERKTAILDRLHANGKVNAADLARLLDVSMETIRRDLDVLEREGYLKRVHGGAVKVNFQLGEPPFVQRRQVRQKEKKEVAQRAAQMVKDGDTIVMGGGTTILEMAHCIRGVNKVTMLTNSLPTANALLDSMNQGLFHGKVILLGGELNEEQYSSRGTACENMLDLFCVNKAFISPGGISLAGVTEYTLEESSISSKMIQVAKEAIILVDHSKIGLEALCKFSQLDQVHAIVCNQEEPASWKPYLENIDWINADDKAAE; encoded by the coding sequence ATGTCATTCTTGTCCGTAGAAAGAAAAACCGCAATTCTTGATAGGCTGCATGCGAATGGAAAAGTAAATGCGGCCGACTTGGCCCGACTCCTGGATGTATCGATGGAAACGATCCGGAGGGATCTCGATGTCCTGGAAAGGGAAGGGTATCTCAAGCGCGTACATGGCGGTGCCGTGAAAGTCAATTTCCAACTGGGCGAACCGCCGTTCGTTCAGCGTAGACAAGTTCGTCAGAAGGAAAAGAAAGAAGTGGCGCAACGGGCTGCACAAATGGTCAAAGACGGCGATACGATTGTGATGGGTGGTGGAACGACTATTCTGGAAATGGCTCATTGTATTCGAGGCGTCAACAAAGTAACCATGCTGACTAATTCATTGCCTACGGCCAATGCATTATTGGATTCGATGAATCAAGGTTTATTTCATGGTAAAGTGATACTGCTGGGAGGGGAGTTAAATGAGGAACAATATTCGTCTCGCGGTACCGCGTGCGAGAACATGTTGGATTTGTTCTGCGTCAATAAAGCATTTATTTCTCCCGGCGGAATTTCGCTTGCCGGCGTGACGGAATATACCTTGGAAGAGTCCTCGATTTCATCGAAGATGATTCAGGTCGCCAAAGAAGCCATCATTCTCGTGGATCATTCCAAAATCGGCTTAGAAGCATTATGCAAATTTTCGCAGCTGGATCAGGTTCACGCGATTGTGTGCAATCAGGAGGAGCCGGCATCATGGAAGCCGTATCTGGAAAATATCGATTGGATCAACGCGGACGACAAAGCGGCAGAGTGA